One Lycium barbarum isolate Lr01 chromosome 5, ASM1917538v2, whole genome shotgun sequence genomic window carries:
- the LOC132640977 gene encoding cytochrome b561 and DOMON domain-containing protein At4g17280-like yields MDNKLLTSMFFSSILLTLATSSDAQECLSHQFRSNSVFSTCSPLPVLNSFLHWTYHPDNHTVDLAYRHRSVANSDWVAWALNLGGQGMLGAQCLVAFRNSSGQIHAYTSPISAYTTQLSEGPLNFRVPRISAEFVNNEMIIFATLELPTGRTSFNQVWQNGPVSRGALQVHSQSGDNMRSTGTVDFASGQTSGGGGISASSRQRRRNTHGVLNAISWGVMMPMGAIFARYLKTFKSANPAWFYLHAACQTAAYAVGVAGWGTGLKLGSDSAGITYTTHRNIGITLFCLGTLQVFALLLRPKPDHKYRLYWNIYHHATGYTVIILSIINVFEGFDALNGQKNWKRAYIGVIICLGAIAVLLEAITWFIVIKRKKTTAVSDKYPQGNGTNAVNAYA; encoded by the exons atGGATAATAAGCTCTTAACAAGTATGTTTTTTTCATCAATCTTGTTAACTCTAGCTACTTCTTCTGATGCTCAAGAGTGCTTAAGTCATCAATTCAGGAGCAACAGTGTTTTTTCCACTTGCAGCCCTCTTCCTGTACTAAACTCTTTCCTTCACTGGACCTACCACCCTGATAACCACACAGTTGATCTTGCTTATAGACATCGTAGCGTGGCAAACAGTGATTGGGTAGCTTGGGCTTTAAATCTTGGTGGTCAAGGTATGCTAGGTGCTCAGTGTTTGGTTGCTTTTAGAAATTCTAGTGGACAAATTCATGCATACACTTCGCCAATTTCAGCATACACTACTCAGCTGAGTGAGGGTCCATTGAACTTTAGAGTTCCAAGAATTTCAGCAGAGTTTGTAAATAATGAGATGATTATCTTTGCAACTTTGGAGCTACCTACTGGGAGGACTAGTTTTAATCAGGTATGGCAAAACGGTCCAGTTTCTAGGGGAGCTTTACAAGTACATAGTCAGAGTGGTGATAATATGAGGAGTACTGGAACTGTGGATTTTGCTAGTGGTCAGACCTCAGGGGGTGGAGGTATATCAGCCAGTTCTAGACAACGTCGAAGAAAC ACTCATGGAGTGCTGAATGCAATTAGTTGGGGAGTTATGATGCCTATGGGTGCCATATTTGCAAGGTACTTGAAAACATTCAAGTCAGCAAATCCAGCTTGGTTTTATCTACATGCTGCTTGCCAAACTGCTGCTTATGCTGTTGGTGTTGCTGGATGGGGCACTGGTCTCAAGCTTGGTAGTGATTCTGCTGGAATTACATACACCACTCATAGAAACATTGGTATCACTCTGTTCTGCCTTGGAACTCTTCAG GTTTTTGCTTTGCTTTTGAGGCCAAAGCCAGACCACAAGTACAGACTTTACTGGAacatttaccaccatgctactgGATACACTGTTATCATTCTTAGCATCATCAATGTGTTTGAGGGATTTGATGCATTAAATGGACAGAAGAACTGGAAGAGAGCTTACATTGGAGTCATCATATGCTTGGGTGCCATTGCAGTTTTATTGGAAGCTATTACTTGGTTCATTGTcattaaaaggaaaaaaacaacAGCAGTTTCTGATAAGTATCCTCAGGGTAATGGGACTAATGCTGTTAATGCATATGCCTAG